In the genome of Palaemon carinicauda isolate YSFRI2023 chromosome 13, ASM3689809v2, whole genome shotgun sequence, one region contains:
- the LOC137652530 gene encoding probable tubulin polyglutamylase ttll-15, whose protein sequence is MLGGLARCGVLGLSLSCRQMQFMGLVMFVLVFGAVLTALNVYELHRLTEEHWNKAHAGGIAVTEAQSTSQAKPVVWIRGNKQNSGYLKHVTNVFYRLGYDQANEGDDWDVLWSHNYPFRELKPMMLNLKPHQKVNHFPGSGYISNKVNLAISGLPYVPKAFRMPAEKDQLLTHAKKNPEMMFVHKSNNHRGIKIEKIDSLDLGKEGTFVQEFIHNPILVDGYKFDIGVYTIITSIEPLRVYVFEGDVLFRFCPEKYHPFDPEIRDKYVVGDDYLPVWKVPSLAKYYKDLGFGMKGSFDAWLRANDKDPDVVWNAVKDAIRNVFYSKESALIQATSHYPSQLNFFEMMRFDFVIDDQLKVHLMEANMSPNLSSSHFKENRLLYEQVVFNLLTLVGIGRIVHSRNLLPRSKDEAEMQVASKDLVVFADHCVAKCADRKTCNQVECQLCLPCLSQDQLSTLSRAYLEHKYRGECRRVVPQSINPDHAYDPANMSGLTPDNTLMTEWFRGKCLMDRTFCS, encoded by the exons ATGCTTGGTGGACTAGCGAGATGTGGCGTGCTCGGGCTTTCGCTCTCGTGCCGACAGATGCAGTTTATGGGTTTGGTGATGTTTGTTCTCGTATTTGGAGCTGTGCTGACCGCTCTCAATGTCTATGAACTCCACAGACTTACCGAGGAACATTGGAACAAAGCGCATGCTGGAG GAATAGCAGTTACAGAAGCACAGAGTACCAGTCAAGCCAAACCTGTGGTGTGGATCAGAGGGAACAAACAAAACTCTGGATACCTCAAACACGTCACAAACGTCTTCTACAGGCTCGGCTACGATCAGGCCAACGAAGGGGATGACTGGGACGTCTTGTGGTCGCACAACTATCCTTTCAGAGAGTTGAAGCCGATGATGCTTAACCTGAAGCCTCACCAGAAAGTCAACCACTTCCCGGGATCCGGTTACATATCCAATAAGGTGAACTTAGCCATTTCCGGCCTGCCGTATGTACCCAAAGCGTTCCGGATGCCGGCCGAAAAGGACCAGTTACTGACCCATGCCAAGAAAAACCCGGAGATGATGTTTGTACATAAGTCTAACAATCACAGGGGTATTAAGATTGAAAAAATAGATTCTCTGGATCTTGGCAAAGAGGGAACTTTTGTCCAAGAATTTATCCATAATCCAATTCTTGTAGACGGGTACAAATTTGATATAGGAGTGTATACTATTATCACGTCTATTGAGCCTTTGCGTGTTTACGTATTTGAAGGAGATGTACTCTTTAG ATTTTGTCCTGAGAAGTACCATCCATTCGATCCCGAAATTCGTGATAAATACGTAGTTGGCGATGATTATTTGCCTGTGTGGAAGGTGCCTTCTCTTGCCAAATATTACAAAGACCTTGGTTTTGGCATGAAAGGCTCTTTCGATGCTTGGCTTAGGGCAAATGATAAG GACCCAGATGTTGTGTGGAATGCCGTTAAAGATGCGATTCGTAATGTGTTTTATAGTAAGGAGTCTGCTCTGATACAGGCCACATCGCATTATCCATCCCAATTAAATTTCTTCGAGATGATGCGCTTCGATTTCGTCATAGACGACCAGCTGAAAGTCCATCTGATGGAGGCAAATATGTCACCCAACTTATCTTCCTCTCACTTTAAAGAAAACAGATTATTGTACGAGCAAGTAGTTTTTAACCTCCTCACTTTAGTGGGAATCGGTCGCATTGTTCATTCCAGGAACTTGCTTCCGCGATCCAAAGACGAAGCGGAAATGCAAGTTGCTTCTAAAGACTTAGTGGTGTTTGCTGATCATTGTGTGGCAAAGTGCGCAGATAGGAAAACCTGTAATCAAGTTGAATGTCAGTTGTGCCTACCATGCCTCTCACAGGACCAGTTGTCCACCTTGTCTCGCGCATACCTGGAACACAAATACCGAGGGGAGTGCAGACGAGTGGTACCCCAATCTATCAATCCAGATCATGCCTACGATCCGGCAAACATGAGCGGACTAACTCCAGATAACACTTTAATGACAGAGTGGTTTAGAGGGAAATGTCTAATGGATAGAACTTTCTGCTCGTGA